Genomic window (Alteromonas pelagimontana):
CAGAGGCGCTTAAGCCTTATAAATATGACGGTATTAAAGTTCATTTTGTTGCCAACGTGGACGGCTGTCATATTCATGATGTACTTACTGAAGTGGATCACGAAGAAACGCTGGTGGTGATGTCTTCAAAGTCGTTTTCTACCCAGGAAACGCTGCAAAATACGCTATCTACCAAAGAGTGGTTTTTAAAGCAAGGCGGGTCGCAACAGGATATTGCCAAACATTTCGTTGCAGTGTCATCCAACGTGAAGGCGGCTACGGAATTTGGTATTGCGAAAGAAAACATTTTTCCAATGTGGGATTGGGTGGGTGGCCGCTACTCATTATGGTCAGCTATCGGCCTTCCTATTTCGCTGGCACTGGGGTTTGAGAACTTCAAAGGGTTGCTGGAAGGCGCTCACCACATGGATAACCATTTTAAAGAAGCACCGTTTGAGCGTAACCTGCCGGTAATTCTGGGAGTGTTAGGTGTCTGGTACCGCAATTTTTTCAATGCACAGTCCCATGTATTACTGCCGTACTATCATTATCTTCGCGGTCTACCCGCTTATGTTCAGCAACTTGATATGGAAAGTAATGGTAAACGTGTTACGCAGAGTGGCGATGTGGTTGATTATGAAACCGGGCCAATTATTTGGGGCAGTGAAGGCACCAACGGCCAGCACAGCTTTCATCAATTAATCCATCAGGGCACCGACGTCATCCCTGCTGATTTTCTGTTACCGCTGAATGTCCCGAATCAGGACGACACTCACCATGCAATGTTGGCGTCTAACTGTTTTGGGCAAACCCAGGCGTTGATGCAAGGAAAGACGTTTGAAGAATGTTACGCTGACTTAGCAGATAAGGGCTTGGACGAGGCCGAAAGAAAGCGGCAGGCACAGCATAAAACTATGCCCGGCAATAAGCCCAGCAATACCTTGTTATTTGACAAACTGGATCCCTACACTCTTGGCGCGCTGGTTGCTATGTATGAACATAAGGTATTTGTTCAAGGTGTGATCTGGCAACTTAATTCCTTTGACCAATGGGGTGTGGAGCTAGGAAAAGCGCTTGGGAATCAGGTTCTGGCAGGGATTAGCGGCGATGCTGATGGCGATCAATTTGATGCCTCTACTCAACAGTTAATTGCTCGCTTCAGACATGCCAATGCACCAAAATAAGGAGCAGTAATTGGTGTAAAGCCATTTTGGTGCATCTGACAACGTGCTTTGCGGCCGTTCCACACTGGACGAATACCACCTGTGTCATAAAGTTGTCACGACTTGTTAATAAAAAGTAAATATACTTGTTTTAATCTAGTCATGACTGTGATACAAAATCGTACAAAGAGATCAGCGGTATGTTCTCTCACTGTTGTAAGTGGTAACCTTAAGGAGATCCTTGTGGATAAGTCAGATCTATTTGCTATGTTAGATATCGAAGCAACTCCAGCTAGAACAAAAAGCAAGAAACGGAAGTGGCGAGAAATAGAAGCCCTTCAGGATCGATTCAGACTTGAAAAGGAACTTGCCGAACTTGATTACGGTTTCGAATACGAACTGGAATCAATGGAAAGATAACAGAAACGGCCGCCTGCGAAATCAGGCGGCCGTTTTACTTTCCAAAGCAGGTTCTTCGGGCCGGTTTATGCTTGCTGCTGAAATTTGTTCTAAATAAACCAGTTTTGAACGCGACGCGAGCCAGGAAGCCTCTTCTCGGCAAATAACTGGCTAAACGGACAACGAGCTACAACGAGCAATGCAGGTTTATGACGACCCCTTCAGGCAGTACGACGATTTGGTTAGCCGAAGCGTTGTTGTGCTAGCAGAAGCTTTTGGCTTTGATGTTTTTGTAGCGTTTACCTGCGCTGTGGATATAGTTGAGCCTGAAAAGCGATACTAATATTAATTGATCGCGCAGCGAGATTTTAATTCGTCCAACGGGAATGAGTGCGTAATCATTGTTATGGACTTGCATCGAAGTGTTTCTGTGGTCTTTGAAAACCTTATGGTGTTCACTGCTGCTTGATATGTGCTTAAGCTGATAAGATTTAATCGGAGTTCCATCAGCGCGCCGGGTTCGCAACAGATGGCTAATCTAATCCGCATTGATCGGTGCTTACTCAGTGCGGATTAGAATCATATCACGCGCAGTTAATGACTGACTCGAACTATTCAGCACTCAATGAACAAAAAAGCTGCCGGTAAGAAGTAGTAGTAGTTGCTCTCTTGCAAACAGCGACAGTGCAGAAGTTAACCGATGGAGCATTCGCTTTGAGCGAATTGGAAACACGCGGATGAAAGCACAAAGCGATCTTCAAATCTGAAATTTCACACCTGCCTATTTTAAACCTGCCAGATAATAGGTGCCTTACCCTGCTCGTTTAGCAATTGATTTGTCTTACTGAAATGCCCGCAGCCGAAGAAACCTCTGTGGGCTGAAAGCGGGGAAGGATGCGGAGCCGTTAACACATGATGACGTTGAGAATCGATGTTCTGGCCTTTCTTTTGCGCATGGCTGCCCCACAACAGAAATACAACGCCCTCACAGTTCTTATCTACCGCATCAATAACTTTATCGGTAAAGGTCTCCCACCCATATCTGGCATGGCTATGCGCTTTGCCCTGCTCTACCGTTAAGACAGTATTAAGCAGTAATACGCCCTGTTCAGCCCAAGGCGTTAAATTTCCGTGGTTGGGCGGCGTAAAACTCTCTATATCAGCGGCCAGTTCTTTATAAATATTCTTTAGCGAAGGTGGCGGAGCGATGCCATCTTGAACAGAAAAACATAGACCGTGAGCTTGATTGGGGCCGTGATAAGGATCTTGCCCCAGAATGACCACCTTCACCTCTTCAACCGGTGTCAATGCAATAGCATTAAATACGTCTTTGGCTGGCGGATAAATTACTTTGCCCGCATGTCTTTCCGCAGACACTTTTGCCATTAGCGCTTCAAAATAAGGTTTTTGCTTTTCTGGCCCAAGAACGTCTTGCCACTGCATTTATTTTAATAACTCCATCATGTGCGCTTTTAGCGCCTGATAGTCCGCTGGTAAGGTAACAGCCAGACTCTCCTTACCGGCCACTTCCTGTAGCGGTTTAGGAAGACTCAGTGGCTGTCCGAGGACATTCTCTACTGTTTCTCTGAATTTTGCCGGGTGAGCTGTCCCCAAAAACAAGCCATATTCGCCTTCGTTTAAGTCGTGACTCACTGCACGAAAAGCAATAGCCGCATGGGGTTCACTGGTATAGCCGTGATGTGCAAGCTGGCGCATGGCAAGCTGGGTGTATTCTTCATCGACAGATTCACCGCGCAGGCAGCTTTTATCAATATAGCCCTGCTCAATTAATGCTTCGATGCGAGGCCAGTTGTTTGGCTGACTGACATCCATGGCATTGGACATTGTTGCCACTGTAGCGTTTGGCTCCCACTCACCGGTTTTAAGATAACGGGGAACCGTATCGTTAAGATTGGTGGCAGCGATAAAGCGTTTAATAGGCAAACCCATGGCTTTGGCTATCATGCCAGCCGTCAGGTTGCCAAAGTTCCCGCTTGGCACCGATACCACGAGTTGTTCCCGTTTTTCTGCCGGAATCTGACTAACGGCTTCAAAGTAATAACATACCTGTGCCAACAGCCGACTGATATTAATAGAATTGGCAGAGTTCAAATGCAGACCTTCGCGCACATCGGGATCATCGAAGGCCGTTTTCACTAAGGACTGACAGATATCAAAGTCGCCCTCTACGGCTACGGTATGAACGTTGTCGCCCAATGTACTAAATAATTTTTCCTGTAGTGGGCTGATCTTGCCCTTGGGAAACAAAATGACTACGTTGATGTTTTCTATACCGTGAAATGCGCGGGCTACCGCAGCTCCAGTGTCGCCAGATGTCGCGGTTAAAATGGTGACAGGCTCACCGGCGCTGATGCGCGATAAGCACTGCGCCATAAAGCGGCCACCGAAATCTTTGAATGCTAAGGTTGGTCCATGAAATAATTCGAGGGTGTAGATACGGTCGGTAACCGTTTCTACAGGCGCAGGAAACGTAAATGCTTGTTGCACAATCTCTTCTAACAGCCCATCGCCCAGTTCGTCGCCGATAATGGATCTCAGAATAGCAATGCTGCGCTCAACAAAAGGTTTATCAAGCAGCTCATCTACGTCACCCAATGTTGGAATAGTCGCAGGAAAATAAAGCCCCTGATTTTTCCCCAACCCTCTTTTAACCGCTTCTGCAAAGCTTGCGGTGTCGCCTGAGTTTTTCAGATTTACCAATTCCACTTTTTATACCTTATCATTTACTTGCTGTTGGCAGGCACCCTGCGTGGGGATGCGACATACGTGGCTAAAGCCATCTTCATTTTGAATATAATTTTCGCTAAGCCAATCGGCGATATTCTGAGCCTGGCTTTGATCATCACATACGGCAAATACCGTTGGCCCTGAGCCGGAAATCCCAAACGCCAGCGCACCGTTTGCCATACTGAAATCTCGCGCGTCATCAAATCGCGGTAACAATGATTTGCGATAGGGTTCGGCTATCACATCCTGCATTACCGTGGCAGCCAGTTTAGTGTTTCCGGCATGCAGCGCATGAACAAACACGCCCAACTGACGCCCAAAGGTCAAGGCAGTTTTCATTTCCACTGAGGCAGGTAAAATATTTCTTGCCGCCGATGTGGATACGCTGATACCAGAGTAACATACCACCCAATACCAGTTCTCTACCAGTGGTAATGAAACGGTGACCGGTGAATCCTGTCCTGTCATGAGAGTCATGCCGCCCAGATAACAAGGGGCAACGTTATCATAGTGAATACTGCCGCTGATTTGTCCTTCCAATTCGCCCATCATCAATAACAACGTGTCCTCATCGAAGGGGCGGTCAAAATGTTCGTTTAATCCGTAGAACGCTGCCACAATAGAGCTTGCACTGGATCCTAACCCACTGCCGATAGGCAAATTCTTGTACAAAGTCATGGCTACAGGACGGGTTTTATGCCCGGCCTTTGCCAATTCTTCAACAAAATAATAATAACAATGAGTAACAATGTTGGTAGCTGGGTCTGGCGGTAATTTTGTAGAAAACTCACCTTCAACAGCCAACTGAAACTGCGCGGCATCTTCTACCACTACTTCATCGCCCAGCAAACTTCCATCCGCCGGTTGCAACGCAGCACCTAAAACATCAAATCCAAGACTCACATTACCGATCGACGCTGGAGCATAAGCTCTGGTTTTTTTCATAACACTCATCCTGAATTAGTGGCCCATTTGCTTCCACGGCATTGTACGTAGTACATCCGCGAATACACCAGCAGCAGTAACTGTACCACCGGCACCATAACCCCGAATGACATAAGGGATTGGCTGGTAATAGTCACTGCTGATGGCCAGCGCATTTTCGCCGTCTTTTACCGCCGCCAGAGGATGCGTCAGCGGCACTGCCTGGATCGTAACCTTGCACTTGTCGCCTTCAATGCTGCCGATGTACCGTAATACTTTATCTTCGGCTCGAGCCTGCTCCACTCGTTTGGCAAAATCCGCGTCCAACCTGGGCAGTTGCGTCATAAACTCATCTACGCTGCAGGTTTCGGCAAACCCTTCTGGTAGCACAGATTCAATGGCAATATCGGTAAGTTCAAGCTCTAAATCCGCTTCACGTGCCATAATTAGCAGTTTACGCGCTACATCCATGCCGCTTAGATCATCACGGGGATCTGGCTCTGTGTAACCGTTGGATTTTGCAGATAATGTCGCCTCAGACAACGACATTCCTTCTTCTAGCTTACCGAAAACGTAGGATAAGCTTCCGGATAAGATGCCTTGGAAACTATGTAACACGTCTCCTGCACTGAAAAGCTTCTGCAGGTTATCAATAACTGGCAGACCAGCACCCACGGTAGTTTCGTAAAGGTACTGCCGATTGGTCCGCAAGGCAGTTTTTTGCAGTTTACGGTAATAGGCCAGGCTGTCGGTGTTGGCTTTTTTATTTGGCGTCACTACATGGAAACCATTTTCCATCATATCCACATATTGCGATGCAATGCCCGCATGGCTGGTGCAATCCACAATGACCGGGTTTACCAGGCTGTTGTCATTTACAAATTTCCGTAGTCTGTCGATGGAGAAGCTCTCTGTGGCCTGCGCCAGCGATGCCTTCCAGTCGTTGGCAACATCTATCCCATTCCCATCCAATAATAATTTACGACTATTGGCAATACCGTAAACCCGAAGCTGGATATTGCGTTTC
Coding sequences:
- the pgi gene encoding glucose-6-phosphate isomerase — translated: MTALTSQPEWQRLTTLAASVKDAHMRNWFAEDSQRAPRMEVEACGLFLDYSKNRVTKEVMQALFDLAKAQNVEGQRDAMFNGEQINSTEGRAVLHTALRNFSGQPVMVDGKDVMPEVLSTLDKIRDFTQAIHSGSHTGYTGKPVKHVVAIGIGGSFLGPKIMTEALKPYKYDGIKVHFVANVDGCHIHDVLTEVDHEETLVVMSSKSFSTQETLQNTLSTKEWFLKQGGSQQDIAKHFVAVSSNVKAATEFGIAKENIFPMWDWVGGRYSLWSAIGLPISLALGFENFKGLLEGAHHMDNHFKEAPFERNLPVILGVLGVWYRNFFNAQSHVLLPYYHYLRGLPAYVQQLDMESNGKRVTQSGDVVDYETGPIIWGSEGTNGQHSFHQLIHQGTDVIPADFLLPLNVPNQDDTHHAMLASNCFGQTQALMQGKTFEECYADLADKGLDEAERKRQAQHKTMPGNKPSNTLLFDKLDPYTLGALVAMYEHKVFVQGVIWQLNSFDQWGVELGKALGNQVLAGISGDADGDQFDASTQQLIARFRHANAPK
- a CDS encoding DUF3545 family protein; translated protein: MDKSDLFAMLDIEATPARTKSKKRKWREIEALQDRFRLEKELAELDYGFEYELESMER
- the ung gene encoding uracil-DNA glycosylase, which encodes MQWQDVLGPEKQKPYFEALMAKVSAERHAGKVIYPPAKDVFNAIALTPVEEVKVVILGQDPYHGPNQAHGLCFSVQDGIAPPPSLKNIYKELAADIESFTPPNHGNLTPWAEQGVLLLNTVLTVEQGKAHSHARYGWETFTDKVIDAVDKNCEGVVFLLWGSHAQKKGQNIDSQRHHVLTAPHPSPLSAHRGFFGCGHFSKTNQLLNEQGKAPIIWQV
- the thrC gene encoding threonine synthase: MELVNLKNSGDTASFAEAVKRGLGKNQGLYFPATIPTLGDVDELLDKPFVERSIAILRSIIGDELGDGLLEEIVQQAFTFPAPVETVTDRIYTLELFHGPTLAFKDFGGRFMAQCLSRISAGEPVTILTATSGDTGAAVARAFHGIENINVVILFPKGKISPLQEKLFSTLGDNVHTVAVEGDFDICQSLVKTAFDDPDVREGLHLNSANSINISRLLAQVCYYFEAVSQIPAEKREQLVVSVPSGNFGNLTAGMIAKAMGLPIKRFIAATNLNDTVPRYLKTGEWEPNATVATMSNAMDVSQPNNWPRIEALIEQGYIDKSCLRGESVDEEYTQLAMRQLAHHGYTSEPHAAIAFRAVSHDLNEGEYGLFLGTAHPAKFRETVENVLGQPLSLPKPLQEVAGKESLAVTLPADYQALKAHMMELLK
- the thrB gene encoding homoserine kinase yields the protein MKKTRAYAPASIGNVSLGFDVLGAALQPADGSLLGDEVVVEDAAQFQLAVEGEFSTKLPPDPATNIVTHCYYYFVEELAKAGHKTRPVAMTLYKNLPIGSGLGSSASSIVAAFYGLNEHFDRPFDEDTLLLMMGELEGQISGSIHYDNVAPCYLGGMTLMTGQDSPVTVSLPLVENWYWVVCYSGISVSTSAARNILPASVEMKTALTFGRQLGVFVHALHAGNTKLAATVMQDVIAEPYRKSLLPRFDDARDFSMANGALAFGISGSGPTVFAVCDDQSQAQNIADWLSENYIQNEDGFSHVCRIPTQGACQQQVNDKV